The proteins below come from a single Marinobacter bohaiensis genomic window:
- a CDS encoding isocitrate lyase/PEP mutase family protein, translated as MKTLRKLITEDNDITVVPGVYDAFTAHLAEEAGFEAVYLSGGSLAYTKLGRPDIGLVSMSEVADSIAYIRDRITLPIIVDGDTGYGNALNVQRTVRVFERAGASAIQLEDQSLPKRCGHLAGKSLVSCSEMEGKIRAAVDSRQSEETLIVARTDAIAVESFEAALERAERYVEAGADILFIESPRTREELAAIGEQFGRRIPVLANMVEGGHTPITNPDDLAQLGYRVAIFPGGLARAMLRQARAYFASLKQHGTNKPFAERMADFNELNTAIGLPQILAESDKYKDGGPGTDAA; from the coding sequence ATGAAAACCCTGAGAAAACTGATCACCGAAGACAACGACATCACGGTGGTCCCTGGCGTATACGACGCGTTCACTGCCCATCTCGCCGAGGAAGCCGGCTTCGAGGCCGTCTATCTTTCCGGCGGCAGCCTCGCTTACACCAAACTGGGGCGCCCGGACATTGGTTTGGTGTCCATGTCCGAAGTGGCCGATTCCATCGCCTACATCCGTGACCGCATTACTCTGCCGATCATCGTCGACGGCGATACAGGCTATGGCAACGCCCTGAACGTGCAGCGTACGGTTCGGGTGTTCGAGCGCGCCGGTGCTTCAGCCATCCAGCTGGAAGACCAGTCGCTGCCCAAGCGATGCGGCCACCTCGCCGGTAAGAGCCTGGTGTCCTGCAGCGAAATGGAGGGTAAGATCAGGGCGGCGGTGGACAGTCGCCAAAGCGAGGAGACGCTCATCGTTGCACGCACCGATGCGATCGCCGTTGAATCTTTCGAGGCGGCACTTGAGCGCGCCGAACGCTATGTCGAAGCCGGCGCGGACATCCTGTTTATCGAATCGCCACGCACTCGCGAAGAGCTGGCCGCTATCGGCGAACAGTTCGGTCGTCGCATACCCGTTCTGGCCAACATGGTGGAAGGCGGGCACACCCCCATTACCAACCCGGACGACCTCGCCCAGCTTGGCTACCGGGTCGCCATTTTCCCAGGCGGCCTCGCCCGCGCCATGCTGCGCCAGGCCCGCGCCTATTTCGCCAGCCTAAAGCAGCATGGCACCAATAAGCCGTTTGCGGAAAGAATGGCAGACTTCAATGAACTCAATACCGCCATCGGTCTGCCGCAGATCCTGGCGGAATCCGACAAGTACAAGGACGGCGGACCGGGTACGGACGCCGCCTGA
- a CDS encoding Bug family tripartite tricarboxylate transporter substrate binding protein translates to MSLKKSIMTVLAATALFSPTSFAATDYPTRDIDLVVGYSAGGSTDILARTIAPYIQNELGGDQSITVINRPGGSGEIAYTEMARAQSDGYTLSMVNMPGVINPIIERSPDYQLDDFTFLGNVIFDPTAIFVGANSEFETLEQWVDYAKENGKSVTVGNPGRGGAQHTSFERFLMAAGVDVNNIPFNGGARSRAALLGGHISAAVMGLSEAAGNVKSGDIRVLAVMADERSPLLPDVPTLKELGYDLVGGSYRGLMAPADIDSDVAEKLRGAIADMMEDPKFTAEAKKRLFMLNYMTAAEQKDLTDTLYEDMSNLWDNKPWVEK, encoded by the coding sequence ATGTCCCTGAAAAAGTCGATCATGACCGTTCTCGCTGCCACGGCGCTGTTTTCTCCAACCAGCTTCGCCGCCACCGATTACCCCACCCGCGATATCGACCTGGTCGTGGGCTACTCAGCCGGAGGCAGCACCGACATCCTCGCCCGCACCATTGCGCCATACATCCAGAACGAGCTGGGCGGCGACCAGTCGATCACCGTCATCAACCGTCCCGGCGGCAGCGGTGAAATCGCCTACACTGAAATGGCCCGCGCCCAATCCGACGGCTACACCCTGAGCATGGTCAACATGCCGGGAGTGATTAACCCGATCATCGAGCGTTCGCCGGATTACCAACTGGATGACTTCACCTTCCTGGGTAACGTCATCTTCGATCCGACGGCGATCTTTGTCGGCGCCAACAGCGAGTTCGAGACACTCGAACAGTGGGTCGATTACGCCAAGGAAAACGGCAAGAGCGTGACCGTCGGCAACCCGGGGCGTGGCGGTGCGCAACACACCTCCTTCGAACGCTTCCTGATGGCCGCCGGAGTCGACGTCAACAACATTCCTTTCAACGGCGGTGCCCGCAGCCGTGCAGCCCTGCTGGGCGGTCATATCTCAGCCGCCGTCATGGGTCTGAGCGAGGCCGCCGGCAACGTCAAATCCGGTGATATCCGCGTACTGGCCGTCATGGCCGACGAACGCAGCCCGCTGCTCCCGGACGTGCCGACACTGAAGGAACTGGGCTACGACCTGGTTGGCGGGTCGTACCGCGGCCTGATGGCGCCGGCTGATATCGATTCTGACGTAGCCGAGAAGCTCCGTGGCGCGATTGCCGATATGATGGAAGACCCCAAGTTCACGGCCGAGGCCAAGAAGCGCCTGTTCATGCTGAACTACATGACCGCCGCCGAGCAGAAGGACCTGACCGACACGCTCTACGAAGACATGAGCAACCTGTGGGACAACAAGCCCTGGGTTGAGAAATAG
- a CDS encoding porin gives MNNKKILGLAAPILCLSVTTQAAELAVSGQVNRAMMAVDDGDKTETYFVDNTNSSTRFRFVATGQITETIEAGARLEMEFESNPSSAISRQNPSISSELQERHADIFFKGPFGEIYLGQGDGAANGITHKDLSGTGVVALLGHAHMMGGGTQFLDAGQAGPTVSQSIANFDFESRYDRMAYRTNQLGPLTLTASVGRKDEMIYEASAVYASELGFGKVVTGLGYSSEEVEGGADSNDTVGGSASVLLNGGFNAALSYSRLEADAGYESANTTFRLGYKSGRHASSIDYGITEDRAQEGDEGTYMGVNYVYKPADWIELYGTGRVFALDRDDADFDDITVVALGSRLKF, from the coding sequence ATGAACAACAAAAAAATCCTGGGCCTGGCTGCGCCCATACTCTGTCTAAGCGTCACGACACAGGCCGCCGAACTGGCCGTTTCCGGCCAGGTTAACCGCGCCATGATGGCCGTGGACGATGGCGACAAAACAGAAACCTACTTTGTCGACAACACCAACAGTTCCACCCGCTTCCGATTCGTTGCCACCGGTCAGATCACCGAAACCATCGAGGCCGGTGCGAGGCTGGAAATGGAGTTCGAATCCAATCCCTCATCCGCAATCTCGCGGCAGAATCCCAGCATCTCCAGCGAGCTGCAGGAGCGCCACGCGGACATCTTTTTCAAGGGCCCGTTCGGCGAAATCTACCTTGGCCAGGGCGACGGGGCCGCCAACGGCATTACTCATAAGGATCTGTCCGGTACCGGCGTCGTGGCGCTTCTGGGGCATGCCCACATGATGGGCGGCGGCACACAGTTCCTGGACGCGGGCCAGGCAGGGCCGACCGTCTCCCAGAGTATTGCCAACTTCGACTTCGAGAGCCGCTACGACCGTATGGCCTACCGCACCAACCAACTGGGTCCGCTGACCCTGACCGCCAGTGTGGGCCGCAAGGATGAGATGATTTACGAAGCATCCGCGGTCTACGCCAGTGAACTCGGGTTCGGCAAGGTCGTCACGGGCCTCGGCTACTCCAGCGAAGAGGTGGAAGGCGGCGCAGACAGCAACGATACGGTGGGTGGCTCGGCGTCGGTGCTGCTGAATGGCGGCTTCAACGCTGCGTTGTCCTACTCCCGTCTGGAGGCAGACGCCGGCTACGAGTCCGCCAACACCACCTTCCGCCTTGGCTACAAGAGCGGCCGCCATGCCAGCTCGATTGACTACGGCATCACCGAGGATCGCGCCCAGGAAGGCGACGAAGGCACCTACATGGGCGTGAACTACGTCTACAAGCCGGCGGACTGGATCGAGCTCTACGGCACCGGCCGCGTCTTCGCCCTTGATCGCGATGACGCCGATTTTGATGACATCACCGTGGTCGCGCTGGGCAGCCGACTCAAGTTCTGA
- a CDS encoding CaiB/BaiF CoA transferase family protein, giving the protein MSVDASRDSDTPVPGPLSHLTVLDLSRILAGPWTTQILADLGARVIKVESLTGDDTRRWGPPFLTREADDDGVEASDAAYFTCCNRNKESVCVDFSRPEGAELVRKLARSADILVENFKVGGLKKYGLDYASLRKENPRLVYCSITGFGQTGPYASRAGYDFLIQGMGGLMSITGQPETETQRAEPLKTGVAITDEFTGMYAATSILAAIASREQTGEGQHIDCSLFDCQVAMLANQGSNWLVGKRTPKPMGNNHPNLVPYRAYPVQDGHVIIACGNDRQFRSLCDVLELTAVARDPRFLTNADRVDNRDLLEDRLEDRLAHFSRERIISLLEAAGVPCGPINTIPEVFDDPQVIARDMVVPMKRSDGYEIPTVAYPAKFSATPAAYRSAPPHLGANTRALLQDELHMDKSTIEALIQSGVIA; this is encoded by the coding sequence ATGTCCGTAGATGCATCCCGCGATTCCGATACCCCTGTCCCCGGCCCACTGAGTCATCTGACGGTCCTTGACCTCAGCCGTATCCTGGCCGGTCCGTGGACGACACAGATCCTGGCGGACCTGGGCGCCCGGGTGATCAAGGTCGAGAGCCTGACAGGCGACGATACCCGCCGCTGGGGGCCGCCATTCCTGACCCGCGAAGCCGACGATGACGGCGTTGAAGCCTCCGACGCGGCCTACTTCACCTGCTGCAACCGCAACAAGGAATCCGTCTGCGTTGACTTTTCCAGGCCCGAAGGCGCGGAGCTGGTTCGCAAGCTCGCCCGTTCCGCCGACATCCTGGTGGAGAACTTCAAGGTGGGCGGGCTGAAAAAGTACGGGCTGGATTACGCCAGCCTGCGTAAAGAGAATCCGCGCCTGGTGTATTGCTCCATCACCGGTTTCGGCCAGACCGGCCCCTACGCCAGCCGTGCCGGCTACGACTTCCTGATCCAGGGGATGGGCGGACTGATGAGTATCACCGGACAGCCGGAGACCGAAACCCAGCGCGCCGAACCCTTGAAGACGGGTGTCGCCATTACCGACGAATTCACCGGCATGTATGCCGCGACCTCGATCCTGGCCGCCATCGCCAGCCGGGAGCAAACCGGCGAAGGCCAGCATATCGACTGTTCCCTGTTCGATTGCCAGGTGGCCATGCTCGCCAATCAGGGCTCCAACTGGCTGGTCGGAAAACGCACACCGAAGCCAATGGGCAACAACCATCCCAACTTGGTGCCCTACCGCGCGTACCCGGTACAGGACGGCCATGTCATTATCGCCTGCGGCAACGACCGCCAGTTCCGCTCGTTGTGCGACGTACTGGAGCTCACTGCTGTTGCCCGCGACCCACGTTTCCTGACCAACGCCGACCGCGTGGACAACCGTGACCTACTCGAAGACCGGCTCGAAGACCGGCTTGCACACTTCTCTCGCGAACGGATTATCAGTCTGCTGGAGGCGGCCGGGGTACCCTGCGGACCCATCAACACAATCCCGGAAGTGTTTGACGATCCCCAGGTCATTGCCCGCGATATGGTCGTCCCCATGAAGCGGAGCGACGGCTATGAGATCCCGACGGTCGCCTATCCGGCAAAGTTCAGTGCTACACCTGCAGCTTATCGGTCAGCGCCGCCCCATCTGGGCGCCAATACACGAGCATTGTTGCAGGATGAACTGCACATGGATAAATCGACCATAGAGGCTCTGATACAGTCCGGGGTCATTGCCTAG
- a CDS encoding tripartite tricarboxylate transporter TctB family protein — MNQSISIKSVTDEVAFSLTAILAASFLLVKTSEITGASSLFPTAICGVMLGCGVLSLVKTLVAWFRQGPGAIRKIDVSGFVYGAFAAVALVIAVLLVPYIGYFSAITLLLVGIPMMLRYRNLLMVLLMTLLFEGAIYLIFVEAFSRRLPAGSLFQ, encoded by the coding sequence ATGAACCAGAGCATTTCCATCAAGTCGGTGACCGATGAAGTTGCCTTTTCACTGACGGCCATCCTCGCCGCCTCCTTCCTGCTGGTGAAAACCAGTGAAATCACCGGCGCCAGCAGCCTGTTCCCGACCGCGATCTGCGGGGTCATGTTGGGCTGCGGCGTCCTGTCACTGGTCAAGACGCTGGTGGCCTGGTTTCGCCAGGGGCCCGGTGCGATTCGCAAGATCGATGTCTCCGGCTTTGTCTACGGGGCCTTCGCCGCAGTGGCCCTCGTGATTGCCGTACTGCTCGTGCCCTATATCGGCTACTTCAGTGCGATCACCCTGTTGCTGGTTGGAATCCCGATGATGCTCCGGTACCGGAACCTGCTGATGGTGTTGCTCATGACGCTGCTTTTCGAAGGCGCGATCTACCTGATCTTCGTCGAAGCCTTCAGCCGGCGCCTGCCCGCAGGCTCGCTGTTCCAGTAA